The DNA region CACGTTCGGCGCCGACGGCGAGTACTGCGTGGTCAAGTCCGGATTCGGGCTCGAGGTCGCCAAGACCGCCGACGTGTCGGCCGATGAGATCGTCGTCCATGACGCCCAGCTCGAGGATCCGGCGTATGCGTTCGCGCTGTCGCGGCTGTCCGAGCAGAATCTCGACCACATGGTGATGGGCATCTTCCGGCAGGTGAGCAGGCCGACGTACGACGACGCCGCTCGGCAACAGCTCGTCACCGCGCGGGAAGCCAAGGCGCACGACACGGATGCGTTGCAGTCGCTGCTTCGTGGCAAGGACACGTGGACCGTCGCCTGATTGCGCTAACGTCTGCGGTGTGACGCCGTCCCTGCCGTTGGCCGCTGTGGTGCTGGCGGGCGGCGCGTCCCGGCGGATGGGCCGGGACAAGGCCACGGTGGTCATCGACACACCAGACGGTCCGACGACGCTGGTCGAACGAACGGTGTCGACGGTCGTCGGCCGGTGTGCGCCCGTTTTTGTCATCGCTGCTCCCGGTCAGGCGCTTCCCGATCTGCCGGCGTCCGTTCTGCGCGACGAGGTCCGCGGGGTCGGACCGCTGCTGGCGACCGGTCGCGGGCTGCGGGCAGCCGCCGAGGCAGGGGTCGAGCACGCCTTCGTCTGTGCTGTGGACATGCCGGAGCTGACCACCGAGCTGATCGAGACCCTGACCGGACCCGCCGGACGACTCGGAGTCGACGTCGTCCTGCCCTGGGACGGCCGAGACCACTATCTCGCCGGCATCTACCGCACCGCGCTGCACGCCACCATCGCCGACCTCGTGCACTCCGGTGCCCGAAGCATGCGCGCGCTGGTGGACACCGTCGACACCCAGCGGATCGTGATGCCCGAGCAAGCGGCTCTGGCGAACGTCAACACACCCGCCGAACTCGAAGCCGTCATACCGCCACGTTTGACCTAGCAAACTCAGTGAATGGCTGATATTGAGTTAGAACAGCTAGCGAAACAATTCGGTGCAGCCAATTATTCAAATACATTTCGTGATAAACGACGTTATCTGAGCGCGCTCTTTCCGGATATCGCCCGTTATGTCCCTGAGATAGTCTGATGCCCAGTGGTTTTGAGGGCCGCCCATCTCGAAAAGCAGCCAATTCGAACACTCTTCGCGCCTCGGGTGCCTGAATGACCAGGTGGCGATCGACTGCCGTGGTGCGATAGGCATCCCTCGGGGGAGTCGGACAATCGGTTCGCCACTGGCCTTGGCAGGTTGCCAACCGAAAGTGTTTGTCCGACAACGACTGTGAGTGTCTCGGCCGTTGGAAGTTCGCGGTATCGGGAGCGGGGGCGCAGCCATGCGCAACTGAGGTGAGCCGCTGGAAGCGTTCTCCTGCAGCGTTTTTGACGACCGTCGCAGCTGTCGACCAAGCGGCGGGCTCAGCGAAGGCGAACTCCCCTGAACCTGTGACTCCGGGCGCCGAACCGGCCCAGAATCGCAGTGTGGACGCTCATTTCGCCGCGGTGCGGCACTGCCGACTCCGTCGGGGGTGTCCCAGCTCACAAAGGACCCGTGATTTGGCTCACGCTCATCGCTGTGGGCTGGGATTTCGGCGGTGGCTCAAAACCCGCTGCTGACCTGCGTGGACGGCGCCGGCGATGGGTCGTGATCATTCCGTGATCTGTTCGCGACACGTTCTACACCGATATGACATCAGGCGAACGGGTTTGTACGGTCCCAATCAGCTTCAAACGAAGCAAATAATTCAAAACCCACGAAACCTGTGTGCGTGGGGTCTGCGGGAGGCCGATCGGTCTCCGGCGGTCGTCGGGTGCAGAACCCGGCGAGGTGTATTGCCGCCTCCCCTGTCGTGTCCGACCGAAACGGGACGACCCAACCATCCGGCCTGAGTTCAGGCAGTGCCCGCGTATCCGCGCGGGCGGCGTTGGCGTGCGCTTGGCGAAAGGATCGAAGTTGAAGAACATCCGGAAGACGCTCGGTTTGGCCTCCATCGCCGGAGCACTCGCAGTAGCGCCGATGGTCCTGGCGACCGGTACCGCCAACGCGGACAGCGTCAACTGGGATGCCGTGGCTGCCTGCGAGTCGGGCGGCAACTGGTCGATCAACACCGGTAACGGTTACTACGGCGGCCTGCAGTTCGCGATGGGCACCTGGCAGTCCCACGGTGGCAACGGGTCGCCCCACAACGCCAGCCGCGAGGAGCAGATCCGAGTGGCGGAGAACGTGCTGCAGACGCAGGGCATCGGCGCATGGCCGACCTGCGGTGGACGCGGCTAGAACACCCAGACGCACCCGACAGAGGCGGGGCCGGCAGATGCCGGCACCGCCTCTGCGTGTCTGGGACCGCTCTCGCCCCGCGTCTCTCAGGAGTCTCTTACGTCAGATAAGCAACTACTAAAACTTTCGCACCCTCCGTAACAGGTGATGTGGGTCACCCGACAGACCGGATAACCGCAGCGGAGAGCGCACCACCACTTCACTCGCGGGCCTTGAGTCACAACGGTCGGGGAAGGACCGCAGAGATGAACATTCGTAAGGTTGTCACCAAAGGCCTGATGGCCACCGCGATCTCCGGAGCGCTCGCCGTCGTGCCGATGGCACTCGACGGCGGCACCGCCACCGCGCATGCCGACACCGTCAACTGGGACGCGATCGCGCAGTGCGAATCGGGCGGGAACTGGTCGATCAACACCGGCAACGGCCACTACGGCGGCCTGCAGTTCAAGCCGGCCACCTGGGCCTCCAACGGCGGGGTGGGCAGCCCGGCGACCGCATCACGCTCCGAGCAGATCCGCGTCGCCGAGAACGTGCTGCGGACCCAGGGGATCAAGGCGTGGCCGAAGTGCGGCGCCAAGGGCATGGCTGCTCAGGTGTGGGGCAACGCGCCCGCCGCACCTGCCACACCGGCCACGGTTCCCGCGAAGGCGACGGGGTGCGCAGCGATGCCCACCTCGGTCTTCGGCGGAATCCTCGACCTGCGCAAGATGTGCACCGCGCTGACGACGCCCCGCGCGGCGCGCTGACGGGTTGCCGACTCAGCCGGCGGCGTCCGCCGCAGTGGGCAGCACGAATGCCGAGGTGGCTGCGATCGAGGCCAGGTGTGACGTCACCACGCGCTCCGGGATCAGACCGCTGGCCCGACTCGCGGCACCGCTGAGGAACGATGGCCGCAGGTTGACGAGCCTGCCGATCATCGCCGATTCCGCCACCAGCGGGCGGACCCGTCGTCGACGGAACTCACCGAAGCGATCGAAGGCGGTGGACAGGTCGGGCGACAGTTCGACGAAACGGGCCAGAATCGCGGCGTCCTCGAGTCCCTGGCAGCCACCCTGCCCGAGGTGAGGACGCATCGGATGGGCGGCGTCCCCGACGATCACCGCGGGTCCCCGGGACCATCGCCGGGGTTGCGCTCGGTCGTACAGGTCGTTGCGCAACAGATCGGCCGGGTCGGTCGAGGCGATCAACTGCGGTATCGGATCAGCCCAGGTCGCGAGCCGTGCCATGAGGTAGGCGTGCTCGCCCCCTGGGGCAACACTTCCTTCCCGGGCGCGTTCGGTGGCGAACCAGTAGGTGTGATCGGGGCCCAGCGGCACGTGTCCCACTTCGGCACCCGCTGCCATGGTCTCGCCGGCCAGGGCGGGGTCGAGTGAATATGCGGCGACTCCCCGCCAGGCGGTGTATCCGACGTACCGGCTGGACAGCGGGCCGTTGAGGGTGCGCGCCACCATGGAGTTGACGCCGTCGGCGCCGACCACTGCGTCGACGTCTCTGACCTTCCCGTCGGCCTGGGTGATCCGAACGGCGGAATCGGCGAGGACCAGTCCGGTCGCGGTGGTCCCGGTTTCGACGCTGCCGGCGGGCAGCGCACCGCGCAGGATGTCGGTCAACGTGGACCGACGCACCACCACCAGGGGTTCGCCGAGTGCATCGACGATGCGCTGGGCCGACGGACGGCGAAGCGATGTGCCGTCGCGCCAGCGGATCGCCCCGCCCGTCACCCGGCCACCGGCGCTTCGCACCGCGTCGCCCAGTCCGATCTCGTCGAGCGCGGCCAGTGCGTTGGGCCAGATGCTGATGCCCGCACCCGTCGCGGTGTCGGTGCGCTGTTCGATCACCGTCACGTCGAGGCCGGTGCCGCGCAGGGCGACCGCGGTGGCCAAACCGGCGATGCCGGCGCCGATCACGGCGATGTGCGCGGACATGGGCAGACCCTATCCGGCGCTCACCGGTCATCCGGGCTCCGGCGGGGCACTCGTCAAACAGACGAGACAGCCAAGTCACATCGGCGAAACGCGAGGCTGGTTTCCTGAAGGGTAACCATGTCAACCACAGGTGTACCCCGGAAGGTTTCATGAGACCTGCCCTCGAGCTGACCAGCGTGCCCACCTGGGCGACCGCCCCCGCCCGCCCCGCTGCCGACTCCTCCGGCCGATCCTGGACTGTCATCGGCTTCGGAGCTGCCGGGTCCGAGATCGCCCGGGCGTGGAGCGCCGAGCTCACCGCCGCCGGCCGATCCGCAGTGCGGCTGCACGAGATCGACGCGATCGATGGTGATGAGCAGGCGCGGGCCGCCCTGGTCGCCGACCTCGCCGAAGCGCGGGTCGGATGGCGACTGATGATGGCCGGCCCGGCCCACACGTGCCTGAGACTGCGCGCCGCGGCCGTGCAGCTGGATGTCGCCGACGACGAGATCACGGTGGCGTCGACCGACGTGGACACCCGCGCCGTGCAGTGTGTGCACTGCCGAACGATCACCTGCGCCCCCGTCGAACTCGAGGACGTGGTGCCGTGCCGCGGGTGCGGACGCAACCTGCTGGTCCACTACCACGTATCCCGCCGGCTGGGCGCGCACCTCGGCTACATGGTCGACGCCGAGCAGCAGGTGGCCCGGTGAGCACGGACGGCACCCTCAAACTGGTCGTCACCCGAATCGACGACACGATCGAGGGTATCCGCACGGTGACGCTCGCCCGTCCCGACGGCGAAGCCCTGCCGTCGTTCACCCCCGGCAGCCACATCGTCGTCGAATGTGGTGGATCCGGTCGGAACGCCAACGCGTATTCACTGACAGGCGAGGCGATCACGCCCGACGAGTACGTGATCTCGGTACTGCGATGTGATGACGGATCCGGCGGCTCGCGCTGGATCCACGACGAGCTGGCGGCGGGTGACACCGTGGTCACCCGCCTGCCTCGAAGTGCGTTCGCCCCCGTGCTGCGCGCCCGCAGGCATCTGATGGTCGCCGCGGGAATCGGGATCACCCCGATTGTGTCGCATCTGCGGGCTGCGCGTCTGTGGGGGAGGGACACCCGGGTGCTCTACATCCATCGTGCCGGCCGCGATACCTCCGTCGACACGGTGCGCGCGCTGGCCGGGCACGCCTCGATCCACACCCGCCGCGACGAATTCCTCGCCGAGCTGTCGACGAGCCTGGCCGACCAACCGTTCGGCGCACACCTCTACATCTGTGGACCCAGTCTGTTCATCGCCGCCGTCGAAGCGGCCGCCACCGAGCTGGGCTGGCCGGGGAGCCGGATCCATGTGGAGCACTTCGGATCTGACGCACTCGATCCCGGAGAACCGTTCGCCGTCCACGTCACTTCCACCGGTGAGGAGTTCACCGTCGAGTCCGGGGTGTCACTGCTGGAAGCGCTCGAGAGCCGCGGGTACGACGTGGCCAGCCTGTGCCGACGCGGGGTGTGCGGTGAGTGCCGGATCCCGGTGGCACGCGGGGCCATCACGCACCGCGACCTGTTCCTGAATGACGCCGAGAAGCACGCGGGGGATTCGTTGATGGCCTGCGTGTCCCGCGCCGACGGCCAGACCCTGGAGTTGACCCTGTGATTGGAGAAGCGACGTGAGCGTAGAACACCTGTTGTCGGCACCGGACCTGATCGAGACGTTCCCGTTCCCGTTCGCCGCCGACACCTACCGGTACTCCACCAACGTCGAGCCGGCGGGTTCGGCAGTTCATACCCCGGCCGGGCGCTGGGGAGAGCGGGTTGTCGACATCGACAGCGAGTACGAGCACGAAATCGCCGAGCGCGCCGCTGTTCTCGCCGCGGACCCGACCCGGTACGCGGTGCTGCCTCATATGAGGCCCGCGTGCTGGGACACGATGTTGACGTTGATGCAGGAGATGGCGGCCGCATATCCGGAGACCATGTCGTTGCAGCGGCGTGACGCCGGATGGCATTGGCGCAACGACAGACTCGGTGTGTCGCAGGATTTTGTGATCGGCGACGAGGCGACCTTGCCCGCCGAACCACTGGCCTACATCGCCGGCCAGGTGCAGGAGGACATCGTCCTGCTCGACCAGCGTGACGGCGACCTCTTCGGTGACGCCGGTGTGGTGACCTTCGCCGCGGACTGGTCCTTCGGGTTCGACGTCGGGATGACGTTCCTGGAGATCCACGGCCCGGTTCCGCGACTCCGCGCGTCGGGTGTCATCACCCGTGCACGCGAGTTCCTGATGCGACTGCAGCCCGGTGAGACCTACCGGCGCACCAATTGGACGCTGACCATCGGTCGTCGCCTTGACATCTCGACGGAGCGCTATCACGAATGGGGCCCTGACCGAACCATGATCCAGTCCGCGTCCGACGACGACTTCGGGCGTCTCGTTCACCTGAGGGTCGAGGTTCAGCACCTCATCCGGTTGCCCGAATCCGGGGCGATCTGCTTTCTGATCCGCTCCTACATGCTGCCGTTGGCCGACGTCGCGACCGTCGAACCGTGGCGCGAGCGGGCGGCCACCGTGCTTGCCGAGTTACCGGACGACATGGCCGACTACAAGGGCATCATCGCCTACCGCGATCATGCGGTGCGCTGGTTGCGCAACGCAGGCTGAGCAGACGACGAAGTCGCACGGATCCGAATGGATCCGTGCGACTTCGTCTCTGCCTGCGTGAGTGTCAGTACGCCGGCGGTTCGCCTTCCGCGACCGGCCCCTTCTCGACCGGGGTGTGGTCGATGATCGCCTTGTACGCGTGGTTCTCGTGCTGGATCATCCGGACGAAGAATCCGACGAAGAGCACCACCGCGAGGATGAAGAACAACCACGTGCCGAAGCTGTTGCCGCCGAAGGTGAATACCACGCCGGGCACGTCATAGCTGTCGATCGGACTGAACATTTATTTCACCTCCTCACCGAGGACGAGCACTGCTGTGCCGCTGCTGGCACGCATCTCGGTCACCGGGATTCCCTCGGGGTAGGGCGTGGCCGGCACCTCGGAGAGGTCCAGGCCCTGCAACTCGACCTCGGGCGGAATCCGCAGCAGGCCGGCCTTCTTCAGGCCCAGCGACAGCAGGTACGCGGGGAAGAACCCCAGAGCGGCGAAGGTGACCGCACCGATCAGCTGACCCCAGAACGAGATCGACGGGTTGCCGTCGGTGTTGGGGTAGCCGGCGAGGAAGATGCCCGCCATGATCAGCGAGTAGAAGCCCATTCCGCCGTGCACGGCGACCGCGCCCACCACGTCGTCGATCTTCATCTTGTCGAGCAGCTTGCCGATGAACGGGATCAGGCCGCCGCCCACCAACGCGATGACGAACGTCAGTGCCGGATGGTAGAGATCCATTCCCGCTGCGACGGCGATGACACCCGCGAGCCCGCCGGAGATCGTCCAGAAAGGCTCACCGCGGGAGGTCAGGTAGGCGCCGATGATGCCGCCGGCCAGACCCATCAACGTGTTGAAGGCGAAGGCGCTCAACGTCGTCGGGCTTCCGTAGATCGTGGCGTAGCCGCCCGGACCGTAGATGACACAGCCCATCAGGAAGCCGAAGAACCCGGTGAAGATCAGGAACAGTCCGACCATCGTCAACGGCAGGTTGTGCGGTCGGATGGTCACCG from Mycobacterium sp. DL includes:
- a CDS encoding FAD-dependent oxidoreductase — its product is MSAHIAVIGAGIAGLATAVALRGTGLDVTVIEQRTDTATGAGISIWPNALAALDEIGLGDAVRSAGGRVTGGAIRWRDGTSLRRPSAQRIVDALGEPLVVVRRSTLTDILRGALPAGSVETGTTATGLVLADSAVRITQADGKVRDVDAVVGADGVNSMVARTLNGPLSSRYVGYTAWRGVAAYSLDPALAGETMAAGAEVGHVPLGPDHTYWFATERAREGSVAPGGEHAYLMARLATWADPIPQLIASTDPADLLRNDLYDRAQPRRWSRGPAVIVGDAAHPMRPHLGQGGCQGLEDAAILARFVELSPDLSTAFDRFGEFRRRRVRPLVAESAMIGRLVNLRPSFLSGAASRASGLIPERVVTSHLASIAATSAFVLPTAADAAG
- a CDS encoding ammonium transporter, yielding MTPEVEDAIASMAAVNNEFFYWMSIALMMLIHAGFLAYEIGASRSKNVLATAMKNLLAFATIVASFFFVGWFLYNAMPTGFIEFNDAAKAALPWSDNMGPNTDDPASGIFWGAFALFAATTGSIMSGAVLERIRTSGFLVLTVFVGSVVWIIGASWGWHGAGWMLTELGFHDVGAAGCVHMIAGFAALGILINLGPRIGRFLPDGTAVTIRPHNLPLTMVGLFLIFTGFFGFLMGCVIYGPGGYATIYGSPTTLSAFAFNTLMGLAGGIIGAYLTSRGEPFWTISGGLAGVIAVAAGMDLYHPALTFVIALVGGGLIPFIGKLLDKMKIDDVVGAVAVHGGMGFYSLIMAGIFLAGYPNTDGNPSISFWGQLIGAVTFAALGFFPAYLLSLGLKKAGLLRIPPEVELQGLDLSEVPATPYPEGIPVTEMRASSGTAVLVLGEEVK
- the mobA gene encoding molybdenum cofactor guanylyltransferase, whose product is MTPSLPLAAVVLAGGASRRMGRDKATVVIDTPDGPTTLVERTVSTVVGRCAPVFVIAAPGQALPDLPASVLRDEVRGVGPLLATGRGLRAAAEAGVEHAFVCAVDMPELTTELIETLTGPAGRLGVDVVLPWDGRDHYLAGIYRTALHATIADLVHSGARSMRALVDTVDTQRIVMPEQAALANVNTPAELEAVIPPRLT
- a CDS encoding DUF3445 domain-containing protein, with the translated sequence MLSAPDLIETFPFPFAADTYRYSTNVEPAGSAVHTPAGRWGERVVDIDSEYEHEIAERAAVLAADPTRYAVLPHMRPACWDTMLTLMQEMAAAYPETMSLQRRDAGWHWRNDRLGVSQDFVIGDEATLPAEPLAYIAGQVQEDIVLLDQRDGDLFGDAGVVTFAADWSFGFDVGMTFLEIHGPVPRLRASGVITRAREFLMRLQPGETYRRTNWTLTIGRRLDISTERYHEWGPDRTMIQSASDDDFGRLVHLRVEVQHLIRLPESGAICFLIRSYMLPLADVATVEPWRERAATVLAELPDDMADYKGIIAYRDHAVRWLRNAG
- a CDS encoding dimethylamine monooxygenase subunit DmmA family protein; the protein is MRPALELTSVPTWATAPARPAADSSGRSWTVIGFGAAGSEIARAWSAELTAAGRSAVRLHEIDAIDGDEQARAALVADLAEARVGWRLMMAGPAHTCLRLRAAAVQLDVADDEITVASTDVDTRAVQCVHCRTITCAPVELEDVVPCRGCGRNLLVHYHVSRRLGAHLGYMVDAEQQVAR
- a CDS encoding PDR/VanB family oxidoreductase, which produces MSTDGTLKLVVTRIDDTIEGIRTVTLARPDGEALPSFTPGSHIVVECGGSGRNANAYSLTGEAITPDEYVISVLRCDDGSGGSRWIHDELAAGDTVVTRLPRSAFAPVLRARRHLMVAAGIGITPIVSHLRAARLWGRDTRVLYIHRAGRDTSVDTVRALAGHASIHTRRDEFLAELSTSLADQPFGAHLYICGPSLFIAAVEAAATELGWPGSRIHVEHFGSDALDPGEPFAVHVTSTGEEFTVESGVSLLEALESRGYDVASLCRRGVCGECRIPVARGAITHRDLFLNDAEKHAGDSLMACVSRADGQTLELTL